From one Rosa rugosa chromosome 4, drRosRugo1.1, whole genome shotgun sequence genomic stretch:
- the LOC133746309 gene encoding uncharacterized protein LOC133746309 isoform X2, which produces MSCDTAKENASVVDSSVTERKEDMGNSDEPESSSHKVPEGVDPSRSDEVGHSHDHVGDSPARKKGKLYGTRYFIIKSLSHENIQLSIEKGIWATQVMNEPILEDAFHNSGKVILIFSVNMSGFFQGYAQMMSSVGWRRDNVWSQGSSRSNPWGRSFKVKWLQLNDLPFQQTLHLKNPLNEYKPVKISRDCQELSPDVGEALCELLDRHNDLNGLNRPCVEPPCSVGEKEYNMPVHLSWSQTPMIYPSMLYQQQPETKRFHQANQKSTDSRPASVLTEDDFLEMSYEEYLEVYGRSRKELYQPGSRSQKSSRSKMHEDDLNSSYGGNHSCSRKRAHQSSHKQSQC; this is translated from the exons ATGTCGTGTGATACTGCAAAGGAAAATGCATCTGTAGTGGACTCATCTGTTACTGAAAGGAAAGAAGACATGGGGAATTCAGATGAGCCAG AGAGTTCAAGTCACAAAGTTCCCGAGGGGGTTGATCCATCTAGATCAGATGAAGTGGGGCACTCTCATGATCATGTTGGGGATTCACCTGCAAGGAAAAAGGGTAAATTGTATGGTACACGATATTTCATCATTAAGAGtttgtctcatgagaatatccAACTATCGATTGAGAAAGGAATTTGGGCTACTCAAGTGATGAATGAACCAATTTTGGAAGACGCTTTTCAT AATTCTGGTAAAGTAATTTTAATATTCAGTGTCAACATGAGTGGTTTCTTCCAAGGGTATGCACAAATGATGTCTTCTGTTGGATGGAGGCGAGACAATGTATGGAGTCAAGGAAGTAGTAGAAGTAATCCCTGGGGACGCAGTTTTAAGGTCAAATGGCTGCAGTTAAATGATCTGCCTTTCCAACAAACTCTTCATCTCAAGAATCCATTGAATGAGTACAAACCTGTTAAAATTAGCAGAGACTGCCAG GAGTTGTCTCCAGATGTTGGAGAAGCTCTCTGTGAGCTTCTTGATAGGCATAATGATCTAAACGGTCTGAATAG GCCCTGCGTAGAGCCTCCATGTTCGGTAGGGGAAAAAGAGTATAATATGCCAGTGCATCTCTCGTGGTCGCAAACTCCCATGATATATCCTTCCATGCTTTATCAACAACAGCCTGAAACAAAGAGATTTCATCAAGCGAATCAGAAATCTACTG ATAGCCGGCCAGCTAGTGTTCTGACTGAGGATGATTTTCTTGAAATG TCTTATGAAGAATATCTGGAGGTCTATGGCAGAAGCAGGAAGGAACTATATCAGCCT GGTTCTAGATCACAGAAGTCATCCAGAAGTAAAATGCACGAGGATGATTT AAACTCAAGTTACGGAGGTAACCACAGCTGCTCAAGGAAAAGAGCTCATCAGTCATCCCATAAGCAATCACAATGTTGA
- the LOC133746309 gene encoding uncharacterized protein LOC133746309 isoform X1, with the protein MSCDTAKENASVVDSSVTERKEDMGNSDEPESSSHKVPEGVDPSRSDEVGHSHDHVGDSPARKKGKLYGTRYFIIKSLSHENIQLSIEKGIWATQVMNEPILEDAFHNSGKVILIFSVNMSGFFQGYAQMMSSVGWRRDNVWSQGSSRSNPWGRSFKVKWLQLNDLPFQQTLHLKNPLNEYKPVKISRDCQELSPDVGEALCELLDRHNDLNGLNSNHMDDFPSKRPCVEPPCSVGEKEYNMPVHLSWSQTPMIYPSMLYQQQPETKRFHQANQKSTDSRPASVLTEDDFLEMSYEEYLEVYGRSRKELYQPGSRSQKSSRSKMHEDDLNSSYGGNHSCSRKRAHQSSHKQSQC; encoded by the exons ATGTCGTGTGATACTGCAAAGGAAAATGCATCTGTAGTGGACTCATCTGTTACTGAAAGGAAAGAAGACATGGGGAATTCAGATGAGCCAG AGAGTTCAAGTCACAAAGTTCCCGAGGGGGTTGATCCATCTAGATCAGATGAAGTGGGGCACTCTCATGATCATGTTGGGGATTCACCTGCAAGGAAAAAGGGTAAATTGTATGGTACACGATATTTCATCATTAAGAGtttgtctcatgagaatatccAACTATCGATTGAGAAAGGAATTTGGGCTACTCAAGTGATGAATGAACCAATTTTGGAAGACGCTTTTCAT AATTCTGGTAAAGTAATTTTAATATTCAGTGTCAACATGAGTGGTTTCTTCCAAGGGTATGCACAAATGATGTCTTCTGTTGGATGGAGGCGAGACAATGTATGGAGTCAAGGAAGTAGTAGAAGTAATCCCTGGGGACGCAGTTTTAAGGTCAAATGGCTGCAGTTAAATGATCTGCCTTTCCAACAAACTCTTCATCTCAAGAATCCATTGAATGAGTACAAACCTGTTAAAATTAGCAGAGACTGCCAG GAGTTGTCTCCAGATGTTGGAGAAGCTCTCTGTGAGCTTCTTGATAGGCATAATGATCTAAACGGTCTGAATAG TAATCACATGGATGATTTTCCCTCAAAAAGGCCCTGCGTAGAGCCTCCATGTTCGGTAGGGGAAAAAGAGTATAATATGCCAGTGCATCTCTCGTGGTCGCAAACTCCCATGATATATCCTTCCATGCTTTATCAACAACAGCCTGAAACAAAGAGATTTCATCAAGCGAATCAGAAATCTACTG ATAGCCGGCCAGCTAGTGTTCTGACTGAGGATGATTTTCTTGAAATG TCTTATGAAGAATATCTGGAGGTCTATGGCAGAAGCAGGAAGGAACTATATCAGCCT GGTTCTAGATCACAGAAGTCATCCAGAAGTAAAATGCACGAGGATGATTT AAACTCAAGTTACGGAGGTAACCACAGCTGCTCAAGGAAAAGAGCTCATCAGTCATCCCATAAGCAATCACAATGTTGA